In the Alkalibacter saccharofermentans DSM 14828 genome, one interval contains:
- the dnaN gene encoding DNA polymerase III subunit beta — MQFTTTKISLVNAVNTVQKAVSTKTTLPILEGILFEAIDNDIYLMGTDMEIGIRTKLSGNVYREGKVVLSAKLISELSRKLPDDEVKIELKENNKTLISCKNSEFNIQGEAGEDFPKMPEVVGEKNALIPKELFRSLIKETIFSVAKSDNIPILTGELLEISDGEFKIVALDGYRLALRKAKTEPDIEIKEVIPERTMMEIYRLLSMKEEDVYLSATKNQVLFTIGETSMVSNLLQGEYINYKQIIPSNSTTKIKVNTQELLSSCERAALMVRDGKNNLIKMNFSDSVLEILSNSDLGNLHESIDVDMTGDPLKIAFNCNYFIDALKAVSEEEINLEFTTSVSPCVIKPVDGDYFTYLILPVRYIEH, encoded by the coding sequence ATGCAGTTCACAACTACCAAGATTTCACTTGTAAATGCAGTAAATACAGTACAAAAAGCCGTTTCTACTAAAACTACGCTTCCAATACTCGAGGGCATTTTATTTGAGGCTATCGACAACGACATATACTTAATGGGTACAGATATGGAAATTGGAATCAGGACAAAGCTCTCAGGAAATGTCTATAGAGAAGGAAAAGTTGTATTATCGGCAAAACTTATCTCAGAGCTTTCTAGAAAATTACCTGATGATGAAGTCAAAATAGAGCTTAAGGAAAATAATAAAACTTTGATTTCTTGTAAAAACTCTGAATTTAACATACAAGGGGAAGCAGGAGAAGATTTTCCAAAGATGCCTGAAGTCGTAGGTGAAAAAAATGCACTTATCCCAAAGGAACTTTTTAGAAGCCTAATTAAAGAAACAATTTTTTCAGTAGCCAAAAGCGACAATATACCTATATTGACTGGAGAGCTGTTGGAAATTTCAGATGGAGAATTTAAAATAGTAGCTCTGGACGGTTACAGGCTTGCTTTAAGAAAGGCAAAGACAGAACCAGACATAGAAATAAAAGAAGTTATACCTGAAAGAACTATGATGGAAATATACAGACTTTTATCCATGAAAGAAGAAGATGTTTACCTGTCTGCTACCAAAAACCAAGTTCTTTTCACCATAGGAGAAACTAGCATGGTTTCAAATCTTCTGCAAGGAGAATATATCAATTATAAACAAATAATACCTTCTAACAGCACTACAAAGATTAAGGTAAATACTCAGGAGCTACTGTCAAGTTGCGAAAGAGCGGCTCTTATGGTGAGAGATGGAAAAAATAATTTAATTAAAATGAATTTTTCAGACAGCGTGCTGGAGATATTATCAAATTCCGATTTGGGAAATCTTCATGAGAGCATAGATGTTGATATGACTGGGGATCCTTTGAAGATAGCCTTTAACTGCAATTATTTTATCGATGCGCTGAAAGCGGTAAGCGAAGAAGAGATAAACCTTGAATTTACGACTTCTGTTAGCCCTTGTGTTATAAAGCCCGTTGATGGAGATTACTTCACATATCTTATATTGCCGGTTAGATACATCGAACATTAA
- a CDS encoding RNA-binding S4 domain-containing protein has product MNATSVGIKTEFIKLDQFLKFAGIAESGSYAKMMILDGIVSVNGEICIQRGKKIYPDDTIEIADYEEKFKVIKDEE; this is encoded by the coding sequence ATGAATGCAACAAGCGTTGGTATAAAGACGGAATTTATAAAATTAGACCAATTTTTAAAATTTGCAGGAATCGCAGAAAGTGGTTCTTACGCTAAGATGATGATATTGGATGGCATTGTTTCAGTTAATGGGGAAATATGCATCCAAAGAGGAAAAAAAATATACCCTGATGACACAATCGAAATTGCTGATTACGAAGAAAAATTCAAAGTAATTAAAGATGAGGAATAA
- the recF gene encoding DNA replication/repair protein RecF (All proteins in this family for which functions are known are DNA-binding proteins that assist the filamentation of RecA onto DNA for the initiation of recombination or recombinational repair.): MHLERLKLLNFRNYSSLDIILDKKMNIIVGDNGQGKTNLLEAIYFLSRGKSFRNPNRDLVSMECEKGIVEGFFERKNLNDSVRIIIDNSESSEKTIVNVNNKKLKSKNDLPSRFLIVDFTPEDLNIVNDGPDKRRRFIDNELLNIKPVHGSILKDYNKILKQRNELLKNMQRDPSLKSTLYIWDEQLVEYGKKLIINRIVFLQKLNRIAKEIHFNLSDKLEELKLYYFSNLIKNNSDIERLSVIFKDKLEENFDNDLKKGYTSIGPHLDDIKININDLDAKTFGSQGQKRTCALSLKLSQTQIIKEETEEDAIVLLDDVMSELDIKRQKKLLESFSRHQIVITSTEINFMNELQSETKKIYNIKGGNLI, from the coding sequence ATGCATCTTGAAAGACTCAAGCTTTTAAATTTCAGAAATTATTCTTCATTGGATATTATCCTTGATAAAAAAATGAATATAATAGTTGGAGATAATGGACAGGGCAAAACAAACCTTTTAGAAGCAATATACTTTTTAAGCCGAGGGAAGTCATTTCGAAACCCTAATAGGGACCTAGTTTCTATGGAGTGTGAAAAAGGGATTGTAGAAGGTTTTTTTGAAAGAAAAAATTTAAATGATTCCGTCAGGATAATCATAGATAATTCAGAATCATCCGAAAAGACCATTGTTAATGTGAACAATAAAAAATTAAAGTCTAAAAATGATCTTCCCTCAAGATTTTTAATAGTTGATTTTACACCGGAAGATCTTAATATCGTCAACGACGGTCCTGATAAGAGAAGAAGGTTTATAGATAATGAGCTTTTAAACATAAAACCTGTTCACGGAAGCATACTAAAAGATTACAATAAAATACTTAAACAGAGAAATGAACTTTTAAAAAATATGCAAAGAGACCCTTCACTTAAGAGCACTTTATATATTTGGGATGAACAGCTTGTTGAATACGGAAAAAAACTAATTATAAATAGAATCGTGTTTTTACAAAAGCTAAATAGGATAGCCAAGGAGATACATTTTAACCTCTCAGATAAATTGGAAGAGTTAAAACTTTATTACTTTTCAAATCTTATAAAAAACAACTCAGATATAGAGAGACTGTCGGTTATATTCAAAGATAAACTAGAAGAAAACTTTGACAACGATTTAAAAAAAGGTTACACTTCCATAGGACCTCATCTCGATGATATCAAAATTAATATCAATGATTTGGACGCAAAAACATTTGGCTCTCAAGGCCAAAAAAGAACATGCGCCCTTTCCTTGAAACTTTCCCAAACTCAGATTATCAAAGAAGAGACAGAAGAAGATGCAATAGTGCTCCTAGATGATGTTATGAGCGAGCTTGACATCAAAAGGCAAAAAAAGCTTCTCGAAAGCTTCAGTCGCCACCAAATCGTTATAACATCAACTGAAATAAATTTTATGAATGAACTTCAATCCGAAACGAAAAAAATATATAATATTAAGGGCGGAAATTTGATATAG
- the gyrB gene encoding DNA topoisomerase (ATP-hydrolyzing) subunit B: protein MSQSNKYGAEQIQVLEGLEAVRKRPGMYIGSTGSRGLHHLVYEIVDNSIDEALQGHCDNIKVTINKDNSITVIDNGRGIPTGIHPKLKKSAVEVALTMLHAGGKFGGGGYKVSGGLHGVGVSVVNALSESLKVEVKQNGHVYEQSYQRGKPLSDLKIVGDTNRSGTTITFKPDHEIFEELEYDFDILEHRLRELAFLNKGISIVLKDEREEKRTEKYCYDGGIVSFVAYLNKNKDPLHDNVIGFEKIKDEIIVDIAMQYTDNYNENIYAFANNINTTEGGTHLNGFKSALTRTINAYAKKYNYLKASDKNLSGEDVREGLTAIISVKITDPQFEGQTKTKLGNTEVKGIVESIVNDNFYAFLEENPSVSKIVIEKALTAARARQAARKARELTRRKSVLDNTALPGKLADCREKDPALSEIYIVEGDSAGGSAKQGRDPKTQAILPLRGKILNVEKARLDRILNTETIRSMITAFGSGIGDDFDRSSARYHKIIIMTDADVDGAHIRTLLLTFFYRYMRGLIDEGFIYIAQPPLYKLQKGKRIEYAYSDKEMNKLMDEMGRENNIGLQRYKGLGEMNPEQLWETTMDPETRTLLQVSVDDAIQADEIFTILMGDKVQPRKEFIERNAKKVKNLDI from the coding sequence ATGTCACAAAGCAATAAATACGGCGCAGAACAGATCCAGGTTTTAGAGGGTCTGGAAGCGGTTAGAAAAAGACCGGGAATGTACATCGGAAGCACCGGCAGCAGAGGGCTTCACCATCTCGTATACGAAATAGTCGACAATAGCATAGATGAAGCTTTGCAGGGACATTGCGATAACATAAAGGTTACGATAAACAAGGACAACTCCATAACAGTAATTGATAACGGAAGAGGAATACCCACAGGAATCCATCCCAAGCTTAAAAAATCCGCAGTTGAAGTGGCTCTTACCATGCTTCATGCCGGGGGGAAATTTGGTGGAGGAGGATATAAGGTTTCAGGTGGTCTGCATGGAGTCGGCGTATCGGTAGTGAATGCACTTTCAGAAAGCCTTAAAGTTGAAGTTAAGCAAAACGGCCATGTTTATGAGCAGAGCTATCAAAGAGGAAAGCCTCTGTCCGATCTGAAAATTGTGGGAGATACTAACAGGTCAGGAACCACTATAACTTTTAAACCTGACCATGAGATATTTGAAGAACTTGAGTATGATTTTGATATTTTGGAACACAGATTGCGTGAGCTAGCCTTTCTTAATAAGGGGATATCTATAGTCCTAAAAGACGAAAGAGAAGAAAAAAGAACTGAAAAGTACTGCTATGATGGAGGAATAGTATCTTTTGTTGCTTATTTAAATAAAAACAAGGATCCTCTTCATGATAATGTTATAGGATTTGAAAAAATTAAAGACGAGATAATCGTAGATATAGCAATGCAGTACACTGATAATTACAATGAGAATATTTACGCTTTTGCAAATAATATAAATACTACTGAAGGCGGAACGCATCTTAATGGATTCAAGTCCGCATTGACAAGAACGATAAATGCATACGCTAAAAAATACAATTATTTAAAGGCGAGTGACAAAAATCTTTCAGGTGAAGATGTGAGAGAAGGCCTCACTGCAATTATAAGCGTTAAGATAACTGATCCACAGTTTGAAGGCCAAACAAAGACAAAACTTGGAAACACTGAGGTTAAGGGAATAGTGGAGAGCATAGTCAACGACAACTTCTATGCATTCCTTGAAGAAAACCCCAGTGTCTCAAAAATAGTAATAGAAAAAGCACTGACAGCGGCAAGAGCAAGGCAAGCTGCTCGCAAAGCGAGGGAGCTTACTAGAAGAAAAAGCGTTTTAGACAATACTGCGCTGCCGGGAAAGCTGGCTGACTGTAGAGAGAAAGATCCTGCATTGTCGGAAATATACATAGTTGAGGGAGATTCAGCGGGAGGTTCCGCTAAACAGGGAAGAGATCCTAAAACTCAAGCTATCCTGCCTCTTAGAGGTAAGATACTTAATGTAGAAAAAGCTAGACTTGACAGAATATTGAATACCGAGACCATTAGATCGATGATAACAGCATTTGGCAGCGGTATAGGAGATGATTTTGACAGATCTTCTGCGAGATACCATAAAATTATAATAATGACCGATGCTGACGTTGATGGAGCACATATAAGAACATTGCTCCTTACGTTTTTCTACCGTTACATGAGGGGATTGATAGACGAAGGTTTTATTTATATCGCCCAGCCACCTCTTTACAAGCTACAAAAGGGAAAACGGATTGAGTATGCTTATTCTGATAAGGAAATGAATAAGTTAATGGACGAAATGGGAAGAGAGAACAATATCGGTTTGCAAAGATACAAAGGCCTTGGTGAGATGAATCCCGAGCAGCTTTGGGAAACAACCATGGATCCTGAAACACGAACGCTTTTACAGGTTTCAGTTGATGATGCCATTCAAGCAGATGAAATATTTACTATTTTGATGGGAGACAAGGTTCAACCCAGAAAAGAATTTATCGAACGAAATGCGAAAAAGGTTAAGAACCTTGACATATAG
- the gyrA gene encoding DNA gyrase subunit A, protein MSDEYNKVLPINIEDEMKKSYIDYAMSVIVGRALPDVRDGLKPVHRRILFAMNELGMTPEKPFRKSARIVGDVLGKYHPHGDTAVYDAMVRMAQEFSTRYPLVFGHGNFGSIDGDSAAAMRYTEAKMSKISTELLRDINKDTVDFTLNFDETQKEPVVMPSRYPNLLVNGSSGIAVGMATNIPPHNLNEVIDATVHQIDNPECHIEELMKLLKGPDFPTGGIILGKEGIRSAYETGRGRIKVRAKVHTEEISSSKQRIVITEIPYMVNKSKLVEKIADLVKDKKVEGISDIRDESDRNGIRVAIDLKRDVNSEIILNQLYKHTQLQETFGVILLALDKNQPKIMNLKEILTKYVEHQKEIIIRRTQFDLKKAEDRAHILEGLIIALDNIDRVIQIIRGSKNGEEAKISLIEEFALSEKQAQAILDMRLQRLTGLEREKIETEYDELMIKIAEFKRILSSEELILNVIKEEMLEIKEKFGDDRRTAFEVDYDDISMEDLIEEEDLVITMTHVGYVKRISADTYTAQKRGGKGITALSTRDNDFVEHLFTTTTHHYILFFTNRGKVYRLKAYEIPDASRTARGTAIVNILQLEDDEKVTTVIPIREFSENWYLTMATRKGIIKKTDLKEYDSSRKSGLLAINLNEDDELIAVELTDGSKEMIMGTKKGYAIRFSENDVRAVGRTAIGVRGIFLRDDDEVIGMDLINDEMFVLTVSENGYGKVTKADEYRIQNRGGKGIQTYKITSKTGDLVGIKVCRKDEEVMMINNQGIVIRLEVGGISIMGRSTQGVRLMKLDKSEKIVTIAEVISEEEIEEIEI, encoded by the coding sequence TTGAGTGATGAATACAACAAAGTTTTACCGATAAATATTGAAGATGAAATGAAAAAATCCTATATCGACTATGCTATGAGCGTCATCGTAGGAAGGGCCCTTCCAGATGTCAGAGATGGATTGAAGCCTGTTCACAGAAGGATTTTATTTGCAATGAATGAACTTGGAATGACTCCTGAGAAACCATTTAGAAAAAGTGCCAGAATCGTCGGTGACGTACTGGGTAAGTATCACCCACACGGAGATACTGCTGTATATGATGCAATGGTTAGAATGGCACAGGAATTTTCAACGAGATATCCCTTGGTTTTCGGGCACGGAAACTTTGGATCCATAGATGGAGACAGCGCTGCGGCAATGAGATATACCGAAGCGAAGATGAGCAAAATATCAACTGAGCTTTTGAGGGATATAAATAAAGATACCGTAGATTTTACTTTAAACTTTGACGAAACCCAAAAGGAACCGGTAGTTATGCCTTCTAGGTATCCCAATCTTTTGGTTAACGGATCTTCAGGGATCGCTGTAGGGATGGCTACGAACATTCCACCCCATAACCTTAATGAAGTCATAGATGCAACAGTGCATCAAATAGACAATCCAGAGTGTCATATTGAAGAGCTTATGAAGCTTCTTAAGGGCCCTGATTTTCCAACAGGCGGAATAATACTCGGAAAAGAAGGGATAAGATCTGCCTATGAGACTGGTAGAGGAAGAATAAAAGTTAGAGCCAAGGTACATACTGAAGAAATATCCAGCTCAAAGCAAAGAATAGTTATTACAGAAATACCATACATGGTGAACAAGTCCAAGCTTGTTGAAAAAATTGCTGACCTTGTAAAAGATAAAAAAGTCGAAGGAATTTCTGATATAAGAGATGAGTCCGACAGAAACGGCATTAGAGTTGCCATAGATTTAAAAAGAGATGTAAATTCTGAAATAATTTTAAATCAACTGTATAAACATACCCAATTGCAAGAGACATTCGGAGTCATATTGCTTGCATTGGATAAAAATCAGCCTAAAATAATGAATTTAAAAGAAATTTTGACCAAATATGTTGAACATCAAAAAGAGATAATAATTAGAAGAACCCAATTTGACCTTAAAAAAGCGGAAGATAGGGCTCATATTCTAGAGGGTCTTATAATTGCTCTAGACAATATAGATAGAGTAATTCAGATAATTAGAGGCTCAAAAAATGGTGAAGAAGCAAAGATTTCTTTAATCGAGGAGTTTGCCCTATCTGAAAAGCAGGCTCAAGCGATTTTGGACATGCGTCTCCAGAGGCTTACAGGACTGGAAAGGGAAAAGATAGAGACAGAATACGATGAGCTAATGATAAAGATCGCAGAGTTCAAGAGAATCTTATCAAGTGAAGAATTGATCCTTAATGTAATAAAAGAAGAGATGTTGGAAATAAAAGAAAAATTCGGAGATGATAGAAGAACGGCTTTCGAGGTGGATTATGACGATATAAGCATGGAAGACCTCATAGAAGAAGAAGACCTTGTTATAACCATGACACATGTAGGTTACGTCAAGAGAATTTCAGCAGACACTTACACTGCTCAGAAAAGAGGCGGAAAAGGGATAACAGCTCTATCAACAAGGGACAACGATTTTGTTGAACATTTATTCACTACTACTACTCACCACTACATTCTGTTCTTTACAAACAGAGGCAAGGTATATAGACTTAAGGCTTATGAGATACCGGATGCCTCTAGAACAGCTAGGGGAACAGCCATAGTAAATATACTCCAGCTAGAAGATGATGAAAAGGTAACTACGGTAATACCTATTAGGGAATTTAGTGAAAATTGGTACCTAACCATGGCAACCCGCAAGGGAATAATAAAGAAGACAGACTTAAAAGAATACGACAGTTCAAGAAAGTCTGGGTTATTGGCCATAAATCTTAATGAGGACGATGAGCTTATTGCTGTTGAACTGACCGATGGATCGAAAGAAATGATAATGGGTACCAAAAAAGGCTATGCCATAAGATTTTCTGAAAATGATGTGAGGGCAGTAGGAAGAACAGCTATTGGAGTAAGAGGAATATTCTTAAGAGATGATGATGAAGTAATAGGAATGGACCTGATAAACGATGAAATGTTCGTCCTTACCGTGTCTGAAAATGGGTACGGAAAAGTAACCAAAGCTGATGAATATAGAATACAAAATCGAGGCGGAAAAGGAATTCAGACTTACAAGATAACCTCTAAGACAGGCGATCTGGTTGGAATCAAGGTGTGCAGAAAAGATGAGGAAGTAATGATGATAAATAACCAGGGAATCGTAATAAGACTTGAAGTAGGAGGAATATCCATTATGGGTAGGAGTACTCAAGGGGTAAGGCTGATGAAGCTAGATAAATCTGAAAAAATCGTGACGATTGCTGAAGTTATAAGCGAAGAAGAAATTGAAGAAATTGAAATTTAG
- a CDS encoding PTS sugar transporter subunit IIA: MADLGLTFSNELILTGIKAASDLEAIETAAKHLFEKGLVKESFISAIQEREKVFATGLPTEGFGVAVPHTDVEHVVEQTICIGILEDPVPFKVMGGMDEEVDVKIMFMLALKEPHSQLAMLQAVIGMVQKPDILEKLATEKDTGAIYDLVMEELENMEIEE, from the coding sequence ATGGCAGATTTAGGTTTAACTTTTTCGAATGAATTGATTTTGACAGGAATCAAAGCCGCAAGTGATTTAGAGGCTATTGAAACAGCTGCAAAACATCTTTTCGAAAAGGGACTAGTTAAGGAGAGCTTTATCAGCGCTATTCAAGAAAGAGAGAAGGTATTTGCAACAGGTCTTCCCACAGAAGGTTTTGGCGTAGCGGTGCCCCATACAGATGTGGAGCATGTAGTCGAGCAAACCATTTGCATCGGAATACTGGAAGATCCAGTTCCGTTTAAGGTTATGGGAGGCATGGATGAGGAAGTAGATGTAAAAATCATGTTTATGCTTGCGCTCAAAGAACCTCATTCTCAACTAGCGATGCTTCAGGCGGTAATAGGAATGGTTCAAAAACCGGATATTTTAGAAAAACTAGCAACTGAGAAGGACACCGGCGCGATTTATGACCTAGTAATGGAAGAGCTTGAAAATATGGAGATAGAAGAGTAA
- a CDS encoding KpsF/GutQ family sugar-phosphate isomerase, with the protein MMYNNAKDIIEKGKNIISIEIEALQKIKGNVDDSFVKAVSMILECKGKIILTGTGKSGLIGRKIAATMSCCDIPSFFLNAYECENGDLGVVREEDLIIAISNSGETGVLTKLVVPSCKQLGCKIIALTGNLNSTLAKQSETAIDIKVDREACYLGINASSSTTATLAMGDALALVAMELKGTTREKTYFLHQGGAWGQALKDELKK; encoded by the coding sequence ATGATGTACAATAATGCTAAAGACATTATTGAAAAGGGGAAAAACATCATTAGCATTGAAATCGAAGCTCTGCAAAAGATTAAGGGGAATGTTGACGATTCATTTGTAAAGGCTGTGAGTATGATTCTTGAATGCAAGGGGAAGATCATACTCACGGGTACGGGCAAATCTGGTCTTATAGGCCGGAAAATTGCCGCTACAATGAGTTGCTGTGATATTCCTTCTTTTTTTCTCAATGCTTATGAGTGTGAGAATGGAGACTTAGGGGTTGTACGTGAGGAAGATTTGATAATAGCTATATCAAACAGCGGAGAAACCGGCGTTTTGACAAAGCTTGTAGTTCCGTCCTGTAAACAGCTTGGCTGCAAGATAATAGCTCTTACTGGCAACTTGAACTCTACTCTGGCAAAACAAAGCGAAACAGCAATCGACATCAAGGTCGACAGGGAAGCATGTTATCTTGGGATAAATGCTTCATCCAGCACAACTGCTACGTTGGCCATGGGCGATGCCCTTGCTTTGGTGGCTATGGAACTAAAAGGCACTACTAGAGAAAAAACCTACTTTCTTCATCAAGGAGGAGCGTGGGGACAGGCTTTGAAAGACGAACTAAAAAAATAA